The genomic interval AATTGTTGGAAAACATCATTTGCGTTCTGTTTGAATAAAAAAAGATTAAATAAAGCGACTGTACGAAATGGCGTTTGGACATCGTAATGGTGCTTAATATCATTCATTTTTAATGTGACAGGAAAAGGAGTGACCTCACCTTCAAATGTTTCTTTAAAACGAGCGTTATATTCAATTTCTTGAAGCATATAACTCATCACAAAATTCGAACTTAAACCGAGTGCAGGCGTACCGACATGTGTTTCACGACCATTAACAAAAATTCCCGGCATAATTTTGCCAATCGAGCCGCTATAAAAATAATGGATGTCATTGCCTTGTTGTTGAAACGTCGGCTCACTATTTAAATGTAAGGCGATGTCGAGCTGATGTTGCTGACAAAGTTCATCTAAGTACGCCACTGCGGCATGCATTCCTTTTGAAGTGACTTCTTCGTCTGGCACTGTCATCAAAATTAAATTCATATCCCATGCTTCTAATATGGCTTTTTCAATCAAAGACATATGTAACATTAAACCTGGTTTCATGTCCATGCTGCCACGGCCAAATAAATATTGACCGGACTGAATATCTGCTTGGACTTCTTTATCAAAATCCTCAACATGCGCTTGAAAAGTTGCTGTGAGGTTATCCATATCAAAAGCTTCAGATTGGTATAAACCAAAATCTTCAATGCCCACTGTATCAAAATGACTGATACATGTGACGGCTTTGTGAGATGTTGCTCCTTGATATAAAGCGACTACCGCATGTCGACCATCGTCAGTCGGCACGAGATAGATCTGTTTAGGGTGTGTTTTGAAATAATCGAGAGACATCAATTTGTCTTTCACTAAATAAGGAAACGATTGTTCACATTCTGAATGTGTCACACTTTGATGTGCTACGAGTTGTTTTAAAAGTAATGCTCTTCCTGCTGCTGTTTGCCATTGTGGTTTCATATGATCTCTCCTTTGTGTACCGTCTCCAGCATACCTCTCATTGTAAAGGTTTTCATAAAATTTGCCAATTCAACAGTATGAGATTATGACGTTTATGTGACGACGAAAGTTCTCTTAGATGTCCCAAACTGATTTGTGATAATATAGTAAAATAAGATTGTATAAAAATGGGGGCATATGACATGTTAAAAAAAATAATCGGTATTATTTTGTCACTCATCATTTTATTTATCATTGTTGCCGGTGCATTTTTTGCGTTTAAAGGGTACCAGAAAAGCCAAAATTTAAAGATGATTGATCAATATTTAACTGAAAACCAATTGAAAGATAAAGTCATTAAGGAAAAAGATGAGTACGATCCGAGAAAAGGGATTTTTTATAAAGAGTTAACAATCAAAGGCGATGAAAAAAATACATACATCGCACAACCGATCCATATGAAACGCGGATTTTTCTTA from Staphylococcus sp. MI 10-1553 carries:
- a CDS encoding M20 family metallopeptidase, giving the protein MKPQWQTAAGRALLLKQLVAHQSVTHSECEQSFPYLVKDKLMSLDYFKTHPKQIYLVPTDDGRHAVVALYQGATSHKAVTCISHFDTVGIEDFGLYQSEAFDMDNLTATFQAHVEDFDKEVQADIQSGQYLFGRGSMDMKPGLMLHMSLIEKAILEAWDMNLILMTVPDEEVTSKGMHAAVAYLDELCQQHQLDIALHLNSEPTFQQQGNDIHYFYSGSIGKIMPGIFVNGRETHVGTPALGLSSNFVMSYMLQEIEYNARFKETFEGEVTPFPVTLKMNDIKHHYDVQTPFRTVALFNLFLFKQNANDVFQQFNDAVKEGMNKAWAAYQQRMKDEDVAPLPQLQLMTYQELYQYACQHHGSSTVQELVDRAIQNEQEPHEQSILIIDALIRLCKSLGPAVITFYAPPYYPATNASFHPLVEAIKQTITDTAKQQFNRLSERIHYFNGISDLSYVTPSPNGSGFDAFRDHTPVFGQTYHIPFEAIERIQAPFLNCGPIGKDAHKVTERVHQQSAFEELPVILEAVIKTHFL
- a CDS encoding DUF3139 domain-containing protein, encoding MLKKIIGIILSLIILFIIVAGAFFAFKGYQKSQNLKMIDQYLTENQLKDKVIKEKDEYDPRKGIFYKELTIKGDEKNTYIAQPIHMKRGFFLQGFNTETKKHDKKAKYSFFDEDYKLK